In Nocardioides sp. zg-1228, a single window of DNA contains:
- a CDS encoding DUF3073 domain-containing protein, with translation MGRGRAKAKQTKVARDLKYRTHETDFGALAKELHGEDTHPTSEVDADDDEWVDYADPRRRAD, from the coding sequence ATGGGGCGCGGCCGAGCGAAGGCGAAGCAGACCAAGGTCGCGCGCGACCTGAAGTACCGGACTCACGAGACGGACTTCGGCGCGCTGGCGAAGGAGCTGCACGGAGAAGACACTCACCCCACGAGTGAGGTCGATGCCGACGATGACGAGTGGGTCGACTATGCCGACCCGCGTCGTCGCGCAGACTGA
- a CDS encoding response regulator has translation MSNERQLRFLVVDDNEDIRDVFCRLVERAGHVASTACDGQDAVETLERERFEVMLLDLTMPRMSGVEVVRWLREHPDVAPGLRVVVISAWAGDNRAVLQELGITTVMQKPLRIQQLTDLIAETLRDLES, from the coding sequence GTGAGCAACGAGCGGCAGCTGCGGTTCCTCGTCGTCGATGACAACGAGGACATCCGCGACGTCTTCTGCCGCCTGGTCGAGCGAGCCGGCCACGTGGCGTCCACGGCATGCGACGGCCAGGACGCGGTGGAGACCTTGGAGCGCGAGCGCTTCGAGGTCATGCTGCTCGACCTGACGATGCCCCGGATGAGCGGCGTCGAGGTGGTGCGGTGGTTGCGCGAGCACCCCGACGTGGCTCCCGGACTGCGCGTCGTCGTCATCTCCGCCTGGGCCGGCGACAACCGCGCGGTCCTCCAAGAACTCGGCATCACGACCGTCATGCAGAAGCCGCTGCGGATCCAGCAGCTGACCGACCTGATCGCCGAGACCCTGCGCGACCTGGAGTCCTGA
- a CDS encoding HAMP domain-containing sensor histidine kinase — protein sequence MPDRDLLPVEAGVDRDELARVEVRSLVASTFTSEGVMFGSMSLVGVEAGAWSPQVIQEFRLLNAALVARLNLEHARRSLAEAIEARAEAQAANQQFFGAVGHELRTPLATVLGYTEALLDDAEHGTADGVATGMKRDGPVIVRSCERLLTIVDSLLGAGRAMSTDDERQEVRLSDAVADVVHWHRTPARTAHVDMQAVIDPRLAAWGHPSAVRQILANLLGNAIAHHHPAGGTVHLSAEQLLGESGHPMVRVVVRDDGPGLTSEQLEHAFEPFVRFAAPATPGSGLGLSLSRTIAEREGGAVSGMSSPGAGSSFWLEVPAYVPQPSPE from the coding sequence ATGCCTGACCGCGACCTGCTCCCCGTCGAGGCCGGGGTGGACCGTGACGAGCTCGCCCGGGTCGAGGTGCGAAGCCTCGTCGCCTCCACCTTCACGTCCGAGGGCGTGATGTTCGGCAGCATGTCACTGGTGGGGGTCGAGGCCGGCGCCTGGTCCCCCCAGGTCATCCAGGAGTTCCGCCTGCTCAACGCAGCCCTCGTCGCCCGGCTCAACCTGGAGCACGCTCGACGCTCGCTCGCCGAGGCGATCGAGGCGCGCGCCGAGGCCCAGGCCGCCAACCAGCAGTTCTTCGGGGCGGTCGGGCACGAGCTGCGTACCCCCCTGGCCACCGTCCTCGGCTACACCGAGGCCCTCCTCGACGACGCCGAGCACGGGACAGCCGACGGCGTCGCGACCGGGATGAAGCGCGACGGCCCGGTCATCGTGCGCTCGTGCGAGCGGCTCCTCACCATCGTGGACAGCCTGCTCGGTGCCGGCCGCGCGATGTCGACCGACGACGAGCGCCAGGAGGTCCGGCTGTCCGACGCGGTGGCCGACGTCGTGCACTGGCACCGCACGCCCGCCCGCACGGCCCACGTCGACATGCAGGCGGTGATCGACCCGCGGCTGGCTGCCTGGGGCCACCCGTCCGCCGTACGCCAGATCCTGGCCAACCTGCTGGGCAACGCCATCGCGCACCACCACCCCGCCGGCGGGACCGTGCACCTGTCCGCCGAGCAGCTCCTCGGCGAGAGCGGCCACCCGATGGTGCGCGTCGTCGTGCGCGACGACGGCCCCGGGCTGACGTCCGAGCAGCTCGAGCACGCCTTCGAGCCGTTCGTGCGCTTCGCCGCCCCCGCGACCCCGGGCAGCGGGCTCGGCCTGTCGCTCTCGCGCACCATCGCCGAGCGGGAGGGCGGCGCGGTCTCGGGGATGTCGTCCCCGGGCGCCGGGTCGTCGTTCTGGCTCGAGGTCCCGGCCTACGTCCCGCAGCCGTCCCCGGAATGA
- a CDS encoding Glu/Leu/Phe/Val dehydrogenase, with product MSGVPSSGVDVFELGVEHEQVVFCNDRATGLRAIIAIHSTALGPGLGGTRFYPYASTDEAIVDVLNLSRGMSYKNALAGLDLGGGKAVIIGDPAELKTEALLRAYGRFVQSLDGRYLTACDVGTFSDDMDHIARECDYVTGRTVAHGGAGDSSVLTAFGTFQGMRAAAEQAWGEPTLSGRTVGIAGVGKVGRHLVRHLVEDGAHVVVTDVHAPSVGAIREQFPQVRAVASTDELVASEIDVYAPCALGGAISDEVLDVLRATIICGAANNQLAHPGIEKQVEERGILYAPDYCVNSGGVIQVADELEGFSFERAQQRASGIFETTRTVFELAKTDGVTTAEAADRLAERRMREVGRLRGIHLR from the coding sequence ATGTCTGGAGTACCCAGTTCCGGCGTCGACGTCTTCGAGCTCGGAGTCGAGCACGAGCAGGTCGTCTTCTGCAACGACCGCGCGACCGGCCTGCGAGCCATCATCGCGATCCACTCCACCGCGCTGGGCCCGGGCCTCGGCGGGACGCGGTTCTACCCCTACGCCAGCACCGACGAGGCGATCGTCGACGTCCTCAACCTCTCGCGCGGGATGTCCTACAAGAACGCCCTCGCCGGCCTCGACCTCGGCGGCGGCAAGGCCGTCATCATCGGCGACCCGGCCGAGCTGAAGACCGAGGCGCTGCTGCGGGCCTACGGCCGCTTCGTCCAGTCCCTCGACGGCCGCTACCTCACTGCCTGCGACGTGGGCACGTTCAGCGACGACATGGACCACATCGCACGCGAGTGCGACTACGTCACCGGGCGCACCGTCGCCCACGGCGGCGCCGGCGACAGCTCGGTGCTGACGGCCTTCGGCACCTTCCAGGGCATGCGGGCCGCGGCCGAGCAGGCGTGGGGCGAGCCCACCCTCTCCGGCCGCACCGTCGGCATCGCCGGCGTCGGCAAGGTCGGTCGCCACCTCGTACGCCACCTCGTCGAGGACGGCGCCCACGTGGTCGTCACCGACGTGCACGCTCCCTCCGTCGGGGCGATCCGGGAGCAGTTCCCGCAGGTGCGGGCCGTGGCGTCGACCGACGAGCTCGTCGCGAGCGAGATCGACGTCTACGCCCCTTGCGCCCTGGGCGGCGCGATCAGCGACGAGGTGCTCGACGTGCTGCGTGCCACGATCATCTGCGGTGCGGCCAACAACCAGCTCGCGCACCCCGGCATCGAGAAGCAGGTGGAGGAGCGCGGCATCCTCTACGCCCCCGACTACTGCGTGAACTCCGGCGGCGTCATCCAGGTCGCCGACGAGCTCGAGGGCTTCTCCTTCGAGCGTGCCCAGCAGCGCGCCAGCGGCATCTTCGAGACGACCCGCACGGTGTTCGAGCTCGCCAAGACCGACGGCGTCACGACCGCCGAGGCCGCCGACCGGCTCGCCGAGCGTCGCATGCGCGAGGTCGGCCGGCTGCGCGGCATCCACCTCCGCTGA
- a CDS encoding ATP-binding protein gives MPLSSELTLASSPRAAADARRWVGDICLRLERDDLVECAELGVSELVANALLHAAAPYRVRVRGTASHPRIEVIDGSPRPPVPPAPVEGDDLDLLLTFGRGLSIVAQCAQAWGATIESDGKIVWFEPAPEMTDTGSVEWVIDRQDPARAEPTSEDAVDIRLLGVDLPLYTALTRQYHELRRELRLLSLSHQSDYPLAGDLTSMFANFERQFPETYVEQVRAAEARGLRRVDLAFPMVRESGPIFVTMTEMFDVADAFCRAERLLSIARTPRQRALHNWLLGELVHQLDGASAQPWDGSPRAITSSSASQVG, from the coding sequence GTGCCGTTGAGCTCCGAGTTGACGCTTGCGTCCTCGCCGCGCGCTGCGGCCGACGCGCGTCGCTGGGTCGGGGACATCTGCCTGCGGCTCGAGCGTGACGACCTGGTGGAGTGCGCCGAGCTGGGCGTCTCGGAGCTGGTGGCCAACGCCCTCCTGCACGCCGCCGCCCCCTACCGGGTGCGGGTGCGTGGCACGGCCTCCCACCCGCGCATCGAGGTGATCGACGGCTCGCCCCGCCCGCCGGTGCCGCCGGCACCGGTCGAGGGCGACGACCTCGACCTCCTGCTCACCTTCGGCCGTGGCCTCTCCATCGTGGCCCAGTGTGCCCAGGCGTGGGGCGCGACCATCGAGTCCGACGGCAAGATCGTCTGGTTCGAGCCGGCCCCGGAGATGACCGACACCGGGTCGGTCGAGTGGGTCATCGACCGCCAGGACCCGGCCCGGGCCGAGCCCACCAGCGAGGACGCGGTCGACATCCGTCTCCTCGGCGTCGACCTCCCCCTCTACACCGCCCTCACCCGGCAGTACCACGAGCTGCGCCGCGAGCTGCGCCTGCTGTCGCTCTCGCACCAGTCCGACTACCCGCTGGCGGGCGACCTGACCTCGATGTTCGCCAACTTCGAGCGACAGTTCCCCGAGACGTACGTCGAGCAGGTCCGCGCCGCCGAGGCGCGCGGGCTGAGGCGCGTGGACCTGGCGTTCCCGATGGTCCGCGAGTCGGGGCCGATCTTCGTCACCATGACCGAGATGTTCGACGTCGCCGACGCGTTCTGCCGGGCCGAGCGGCTGCTGTCCATCGCACGCACGCCCCGCCAGCGGGCTCTGCACAACTGGCTCCTCGGCGAGCTGGTCCACCAGCTCGACGGCGCCAGCGCGCAGCCGTGGGACGGCAGCCCGCGCGCGATCACGTCGTCCTCGGCCAGCCAGGTCGGGTGA
- a CDS encoding SRPBCC family protein produces MATFRARDRSSAVLRSPRSEVWAALIDADLIARITPFVTSIDVDGDRWTWHMGVIPVAGLSVAPKFTEVMDLHPQERIVFTHDPDHAHEMTAVMGNYHLADHPDGGTEVSIDLQIACHLPLPGLARPAVERVMAGVVKHMGTVFSRNLLKHLGETP; encoded by the coding sequence ATGGCGACCTTCCGTGCCCGCGACCGCTCCTCGGCCGTGCTCCGCTCCCCCCGCAGCGAGGTGTGGGCGGCGCTCATCGACGCCGACCTCATCGCCCGGATCACCCCCTTCGTCACCTCCATCGATGTCGACGGTGACCGCTGGACCTGGCACATGGGCGTCATCCCGGTGGCGGGGCTGTCGGTGGCGCCGAAGTTCACCGAGGTGATGGACCTCCACCCGCAGGAGCGGATCGTCTTCACCCACGACCCCGACCATGCCCACGAGATGACCGCGGTGATGGGCAACTACCACCTCGCCGACCACCCCGACGGCGGCACCGAGGTCAGCATCGACCTCCAGATCGCCTGCCACCTGCCCCTGCCCGGCCTGGCCCGCCCGGCCGTCGAGCGGGTGATGGCCGGCGTCGTGAAGCACATGGGCACCGTCTTCTCGCGCAACCTGCTCAAGCACCTCGGCGAGACGCCGTGA
- a CDS encoding NAD(P)H-binding protein, with protein MRVLVLGATGYIGSRLVPHLLERGHDVAAASSSVPRPDRFGWDDRVRAIRCDVTDALDVAAALEGADAVVYLVHSLDRSDFTDRDRVGAETVAAAVAAGGLRRLVYLSGLVPDVPEAELSAHLASRLEVERILLGACEGAVALRAGVVIGAGSTSFEIVRQIATLFLVQPVPTWMHRTVQPVAVSDVLRAITDGLADDGPRGAVDVGGPDVVAYPDLLRIIGGGAGLARLRVPAPVAPTGLVGLGAALVTTAPFHTVTALVESLHHDMVCRRGHTWEPRDGSPLLGVEEAVERALAPRYAGPEGSLASDPAWARPLPLLDVLPVPASARAVTRLALHRVRSVLPGG; from the coding sequence GTGAGGGTCCTCGTCCTCGGCGCCACCGGCTACATCGGCTCGCGCCTGGTGCCGCACCTGCTCGAGCGCGGCCACGACGTCGCGGCCGCCTCGTCGTCGGTGCCGCGTCCCGACCGCTTCGGCTGGGACGACCGGGTGCGGGCGATCCGCTGCGACGTGACCGACGCCCTTGACGTGGCCGCGGCGCTGGAGGGGGCCGACGCCGTCGTCTACCTGGTCCACTCGCTCGACCGCAGCGACTTCACCGACCGCGACCGGGTGGGGGCCGAGACCGTGGCCGCCGCCGTGGCGGCCGGGGGCCTACGTCGCCTGGTCTACCTCTCCGGCCTGGTGCCCGACGTGCCCGAGGCCGAGCTGTCGGCCCACCTCGCGTCGCGGCTGGAGGTCGAGCGGATCCTGCTCGGCGCGTGCGAGGGCGCGGTCGCGCTCCGCGCGGGAGTCGTGATCGGCGCCGGGTCGACGTCGTTCGAGATCGTGCGCCAGATCGCCACGCTCTTCCTCGTGCAGCCGGTGCCCACCTGGATGCACCGCACGGTGCAGCCGGTGGCGGTCTCCGACGTGCTGCGCGCGATCACCGACGGGCTGGCCGACGACGGTCCCCGCGGGGCCGTCGACGTCGGCGGCCCGGACGTCGTCGCCTACCCCGACCTGCTGCGCATCATCGGCGGCGGCGCCGGGCTGGCGCGGCTCCGGGTGCCGGCGCCCGTCGCCCCGACGGGGCTGGTCGGGCTCGGCGCCGCGCTCGTCACGACGGCGCCGTTCCACACCGTCACCGCGCTGGTGGAGTCGCTGCACCACGACATGGTCTGCCGTCGCGGCCACACCTGGGAGCCGCGCGACGGCAGCCCGCTGCTCGGCGTCGAGGAGGCCGTCGAGCGGGCGCTCGCACCGAGGTACGCCGGCCCGGAGGGCTCGCTCGCGTCCGACCCGGCGTGGGCGCGACCGCTGCCGCTGCTCGACGTCCTGCCCGTCCCGGCCTCCGCCCGCGCCGTCACCCGGCTGGCCCTGCACCGGGTCCGCTCGGTCCTGCCCGGCGGCTGA
- a CDS encoding metallopeptidase family protein, whose product MPIDLDADAFDAMVERALDGLPDELARLVDNVVVLVEPEAPPDDPDLLGLYDGLALTERPANHSGMLPDRILLFRGPLLDMADTVDDLEDEVRITVVHEVAHHFGLDDRRLHELGWG is encoded by the coding sequence ATGCCGATCGACCTCGACGCCGACGCGTTCGACGCCATGGTGGAGCGGGCCCTCGACGGCCTCCCCGACGAGCTCGCCCGGCTCGTGGACAACGTGGTGGTCCTCGTCGAGCCGGAGGCGCCCCCGGACGACCCCGACCTCCTCGGGCTCTACGACGGGCTCGCCCTGACCGAGCGGCCGGCCAACCACTCCGGCATGCTCCCCGACCGGATCCTGCTGTTCCGCGGGCCGCTCCTCGACATGGCCGACACCGTCGATGACCTCGAGGACGAGGTGCGCATCACCGTCGTCCACGAGGTGGCCCACCACTTCGGCCTCGACGACCGGCGCCTGCACGAGCTGGGCTGGGGCTAG
- the purF gene encoding amidophosphoribosyltransferase — MGGDGRLTTAIDPHDQGPQDACGVFGVWAPGEDVAKLTYFGLYALQHRGQESAGIAVSNGRQILVYKDMGLVSQVFDESTLDSLKGHIAIGHSRYSTTGASTWHNAQPTFRPTGDGSIALGHNGNLINTHELREMVVGLPGPAGELDIKGVEGTTNDTTLVTALLAHHLDTTLEERALEVLPQLRGAFSFVWMNEHTLYAARDPQGIRPLVLGRLDRGWVVASEDAALATIGASVVREVEPGEMIVIDENGLRTHTFAEPERKGCVFEYVYLARPDATISGRNVHEARVEMGRRLAREFPVDADLVMPVPESGTPAASGYAAESGIPFGQGFVKNAYVGRTFIQPSQTLRQLGIRLKLNALEHMIRGKRIVVVDDSIVRGNTQRAQVRMLREAGALEVHVRISSPPVKWPCFYGIDFATRAELIANGLDVDEIASSVGADSLGYISLEGMVEATGQPADRLCQACFTGEYPIELPDESLLGKHLLEATLQTPTLGRALPVLNNP; from the coding sequence ATGGGCGGCGACGGCCGTCTGACCACGGCGATCGACCCCCACGACCAGGGCCCGCAGGACGCCTGCGGCGTCTTCGGCGTCTGGGCCCCCGGCGAGGACGTCGCCAAGCTGACCTACTTCGGCCTCTACGCCCTCCAGCACCGCGGCCAGGAGTCGGCCGGCATCGCGGTGAGCAACGGGCGCCAGATCCTCGTCTACAAGGACATGGGGCTGGTCTCGCAGGTCTTCGACGAGTCCACGCTCGACTCGCTCAAGGGCCACATCGCCATCGGCCACTCGCGCTACTCCACCACCGGCGCCTCCACCTGGCACAACGCCCAGCCGACGTTCCGCCCCACCGGCGACGGCTCGATCGCGCTGGGTCACAACGGCAACCTGATCAACACCCACGAGCTGCGCGAGATGGTGGTCGGGCTGCCCGGTCCCGCAGGTGAGCTCGACATCAAGGGCGTCGAGGGCACGACCAACGACACCACCCTGGTGACCGCGCTGCTGGCCCACCACCTCGACACGACGCTCGAGGAGCGCGCGCTCGAGGTGCTGCCGCAGCTGCGCGGGGCGTTCAGCTTCGTGTGGATGAACGAGCACACCCTCTACGCGGCCCGCGACCCCCAGGGCATCCGCCCGCTCGTCCTCGGCCGGCTCGACCGCGGCTGGGTGGTCGCCAGCGAGGACGCCGCGCTCGCCACGATCGGCGCGAGCGTGGTCCGCGAGGTCGAGCCCGGCGAGATGATCGTCATCGACGAGAACGGCCTGCGCACGCACACGTTCGCCGAGCCGGAGCGCAAGGGCTGCGTCTTCGAGTACGTCTACCTCGCCCGTCCCGACGCCACCATCAGCGGCCGCAACGTCCACGAGGCGCGCGTCGAGATGGGGCGCCGGCTGGCGCGCGAGTTCCCCGTCGACGCCGACCTCGTGATGCCCGTCCCCGAGTCCGGCACGCCGGCGGCGTCCGGCTACGCCGCCGAGTCCGGCATCCCGTTCGGCCAGGGCTTCGTCAAGAACGCCTACGTCGGCCGGACGTTCATCCAGCCGAGCCAGACGCTGCGCCAGCTCGGCATCCGGCTCAAGCTCAACGCCCTCGAGCACATGATCCGCGGCAAGCGCATCGTCGTCGTCGACGACTCGATCGTGCGCGGCAACACCCAGCGCGCGCAGGTGCGGATGCTCCGCGAGGCAGGCGCGCTGGAGGTGCACGTACGGATCTCCAGCCCGCCGGTGAAGTGGCCGTGCTTCTACGGCATCGACTTCGCCACCCGCGCCGAGCTGATCGCCAACGGCCTCGACGTCGACGAGATCGCGTCCAGCGTGGGGGCCGACAGCCTCGGCTACATCTCGCTCGAGGGGATGGTCGAGGCGACCGGCCAGCCGGCCGACCGGCTGTGCCAGGCCTGCTTCACCGGCGAGTACCCGATCGAGCTGCCCGACGAGAGCCTGCTCGGCAAGCACCTGCTCGAGGCGACGCTGCAGACGCCCACGCTGGGTCGCGCCCTGCCGGTCCTCAACAACCCCTGA
- the purM gene encoding phosphoribosylformylglycinamidine cyclo-ligase, with product MTDQTNAYEAAGVSIEAADRAIDLMKGWVEKARRPEMIGGLGGFAGLFDASALTRYERPLLATSTDGVGTKVAIAQLMDVHDTIGFDLVGMVVDDLVVCGAEPLFMTDYIACGRVVPERIAAIVKGIAEACVVAGCALIGGETAEHPGLLDPDDYDVAGATTGVVEASRLLGPGRVRPGDVVIAMEASGLHSNGYSLVRHVLLEKAGWTVERQVDDFGRTLGEELLEPTRIYAKACLDLAARTDTHAMSHITGGGLAANLERVLPEELSVRIDRSTWTPQPVFDVVRRVGEVSQADLEATLNCGVGMVSLTPAESVDTAISVLAGHGIRAWVAGEVRSDDVDGGRVLLEGQHPGW from the coding sequence GTGACCGACCAGACCAACGCCTACGAGGCCGCCGGGGTCTCCATCGAGGCGGCCGACCGCGCGATCGACCTGATGAAGGGCTGGGTCGAGAAGGCGCGCCGACCCGAGATGATCGGCGGCCTGGGCGGCTTCGCCGGCCTCTTCGACGCCTCCGCGCTCACCCGCTACGAGCGCCCCCTGCTGGCCACCTCCACCGACGGCGTCGGCACCAAGGTCGCCATCGCGCAGCTGATGGACGTGCACGACACCATCGGCTTCGACCTGGTCGGGATGGTCGTCGACGACCTCGTCGTGTGCGGCGCCGAGCCGCTCTTCATGACCGACTACATCGCCTGCGGGCGGGTCGTCCCGGAGCGGATCGCCGCCATCGTCAAGGGCATCGCGGAGGCCTGTGTCGTGGCCGGCTGCGCGCTCATCGGGGGCGAGACCGCCGAGCACCCCGGCCTGCTCGACCCCGACGACTACGACGTCGCGGGCGCCACGACCGGCGTCGTCGAGGCCAGCCGGCTGCTCGGCCCGGGCCGGGTCCGTCCCGGCGACGTCGTCATCGCCATGGAGGCGAGCGGGCTGCACTCCAACGGCTACTCCCTCGTGCGCCACGTCCTGCTCGAGAAGGCCGGGTGGACGGTCGAGCGCCAGGTCGACGACTTCGGTCGCACCCTCGGCGAGGAGCTGCTCGAGCCGACCCGCATCTACGCCAAGGCGTGCCTCGACCTCGCCGCCCGCACCGACACCCACGCGATGTCGCACATCACCGGTGGCGGTCTGGCGGCCAACCTCGAGCGGGTGCTCCCCGAGGAGCTGTCGGTGCGCATCGACCGGTCGACGTGGACGCCGCAGCCGGTCTTCGACGTCGTACGCCGGGTGGGGGAGGTGTCCCAGGCCGACCTCGAGGCCACCCTCAACTGCGGTGTCGGCATGGTGTCGCTCACCCCGGCCGAGTCGGTCGACACCGCCATCTCGGTGCTCGCCGGGCACGGCATCCGGGCCTGGGTCGCCGGCGAGGTGCGCAGCGACGACGTCGACGGCGGCCGCGTCCTGCTGGAGGGCCAGCACCCCGGCTGGTGA
- a CDS encoding cytochrome P450 has protein sequence MTQLDSVESAGGRLGAVLSAPRSGVVALGRHGPWLTTSLDQARQVLTDVSDFDFPGDVTRSGDLSASRGETRSGHVVFPPVTPDRVARGLAVFAAEWDAALAEHDRSTPDEPYDAMALLRRPVARCTTTAVLPSLDVTRRDLVADLVLDWIDALAPVIAARRPPRRWSRARRREGEARSALHAALAVAPGLDGPPQLAATMLAAGIQVPIAAGAWLVAWLAAHPSKGPRQVDASHVVWETLRLTPPTWITARITTREVDLDGHRVPSGAVVLVSPLLLGRLPELVPGEPSGLTGFAPDRWRDETQRPGAWLPFGAGPHACPGRHLGMAILTHLSEWGLARRLALSQPVVVDQSRGIAPLPCRFVVATREAGAGA, from the coding sequence GTGACACAGCTGGACAGCGTCGAGTCGGCCGGAGGCCGGCTCGGCGCTGTCCTGTCGGCGCCCCGCTCCGGGGTGGTCGCCCTCGGGCGTCACGGACCGTGGCTCACCACCTCGCTCGACCAGGCCCGCCAGGTCCTCACGGACGTCTCCGACTTCGACTTCCCCGGCGACGTCACCCGCAGCGGCGACCTGTCGGCCAGCCGCGGCGAGACCCGCTCCGGACACGTGGTGTTCCCCCCGGTCACCCCCGACCGGGTCGCTCGCGGGCTGGCCGTCTTCGCCGCCGAGTGGGACGCCGCCCTGGCGGAGCACGACCGCTCGACGCCCGACGAGCCGTACGACGCCATGGCGCTGCTGCGCCGCCCGGTGGCGCGCTGCACGACGACGGCGGTGCTGCCCTCCCTCGACGTCACCCGACGTGACCTCGTCGCCGACCTGGTGCTCGACTGGATCGACGCCCTGGCGCCGGTGATCGCCGCCAGGAGGCCTCCGCGGCGGTGGAGCCGGGCGCGACGCCGCGAGGGCGAGGCCCGCTCGGCGCTCCATGCCGCACTGGCGGTGGCCCCCGGGCTCGACGGTCCTCCCCAGCTCGCGGCCACGATGCTGGCCGCCGGGATCCAGGTCCCCATCGCGGCAGGAGCCTGGCTGGTCGCGTGGCTCGCCGCCCACCCGTCGAAGGGCCCCCGCCAGGTCGACGCGTCGCACGTGGTCTGGGAGACGCTGCGCCTGACGCCACCCACCTGGATCACGGCGCGCATCACCACCCGGGAGGTCGACCTCGACGGCCACCGCGTCCCGTCGGGCGCCGTCGTGCTGGTGAGCCCGCTCCTGCTCGGCCGCCTTCCCGAGCTCGTGCCGGGCGAGCCCTCCGGACTGACCGGGTTCGCCCCCGACCGGTGGCGGGACGAGACGCAGCGTCCCGGCGCGTGGCTGCCCTTCGGGGCGGGCCCCCACGCGTGCCCGGGGCGCCACCTCGGGATGGCGATCCTCACGCACCTGTCCGAGTGGGGACTCGCCCGACGCCTCGCACTGAGCCAACCCGTGGTCGTCGACCAGAGCCGTGGCATCGCACCGCTACCGTGCAGGTTCGTCGTCGCCACGAGGGAGGCTGGGGCCGGTGCCTGA
- a CDS encoding dipeptidase, with translation MTVDIAVRLAEVMPGLRRDLEDLVRIQSVSADPARAGEVERSAEATRDLFAAEGFEAEVVRAYDGAPPAVIAKKAGPEGAPTVLLYAHHDVQPENDHADWDSPPWEPTERGDRLYARGAADDKAGIAAHLGAVRILGDELPVNLVMFIEGEEEVGSDTLVDLLEAHKERLAADVIVIADSGNWDIGEPALTTSLRGLVRMDVEVRTLTHAVHSGMWGGLVPDSIMALSRVIASLNDDAGNVAVEGLHSGPAADVEYPEARLRAESGAAEGIEWIGEGPVVERLWTKPSISITGLDAPKVEGASNTLVPAARCRISMRIAPGDTTANAVACLQAHLEKHTPWGATLTTTVVDTGEATQIDASGPAYDAARAAFAEAWDGTAPVDMGVGGSIPFIAEFLEAFPEASVLVTGVEDPDTRAHGANEGLHLAEFERVVKAEALLLRNLGELPRG, from the coding sequence ATGACTGTCGACATCGCCGTCCGCCTCGCCGAGGTCATGCCCGGCCTCCGCCGTGACCTCGAGGACCTCGTCCGCATCCAGTCCGTCTCCGCCGACCCGGCCCGCGCCGGCGAGGTCGAGCGCAGCGCCGAGGCGACCCGCGACCTGTTCGCCGCCGAGGGCTTCGAGGCCGAGGTCGTGCGCGCGTACGACGGCGCCCCGCCGGCCGTGATCGCGAAGAAGGCCGGCCCGGAGGGCGCCCCCACCGTGCTGCTCTACGCCCACCACGACGTCCAGCCCGAGAACGACCACGCCGACTGGGACTCCCCGCCGTGGGAGCCGACCGAGCGCGGCGACCGCCTCTACGCCCGCGGTGCCGCCGACGACAAGGCGGGCATCGCCGCCCACCTCGGCGCCGTGCGGATCCTCGGCGACGAGCTGCCGGTCAACCTGGTCATGTTCATCGAGGGCGAGGAGGAGGTCGGCTCCGACACGCTCGTCGACCTGCTCGAGGCCCACAAGGAGCGCCTGGCGGCCGACGTCATCGTCATCGCCGACTCCGGCAACTGGGACATCGGCGAGCCCGCCCTCACCACCAGCCTCCGCGGCCTGGTGCGGATGGACGTCGAGGTCCGCACGCTCACCCACGCCGTGCACAGCGGCATGTGGGGCGGGCTGGTGCCCGACTCCATCATGGCGCTGAGCCGGGTCATCGCGAGCCTCAACGACGACGCCGGCAACGTCGCCGTCGAAGGGCTGCACTCCGGCCCCGCCGCCGACGTGGAGTACCCCGAGGCCCGCCTGCGCGCCGAGTCCGGCGCCGCCGAGGGCATCGAGTGGATCGGCGAGGGCCCGGTCGTCGAGCGCCTCTGGACCAAGCCGTCGATCAGCATCACCGGCCTCGACGCGCCCAAGGTCGAGGGTGCCTCCAACACCCTCGTGCCCGCCGCCCGCTGCCGGATCAGCATGCGCATCGCCCCGGGTGACACCACCGCCAACGCCGTCGCGTGCCTCCAGGCCCACCTCGAGAAGCACACCCCGTGGGGCGCGACGCTGACCACGACCGTCGTCGACACCGGCGAGGCGACGCAGATCGACGCCAGCGGTCCGGCGTACGACGCCGCGCGTGCCGCGTTCGCCGAGGCCTGGGACGGCACCGCGCCGGTCGACATGGGCGTCGGCGGCTCGATCCCCTTCATCGCCGAGTTCCTCGAGGCGTTCCCGGAGGCGAGCGTGCTGGTCACCGGCGTCGAGGACCCCGACACCCGCGCCCACGGCGCCAACGAGGGCCTGCACCTCGCCGAGTTCGAGCGGGTCGTCAAGGCCGAGGCGCTGCTGCTGCGCAACCTCGGCGAGCTCCCGCGCGGCTGA